Genomic DNA from Hymenobacter jejuensis:
TGTGCCAAGCCAAAGGCTGCTGGCTCACTATGCAAACGGCCAGTGGCAAGCAAATGCGCGTGCGCTTTAAGAATTACGCCTTTTTCGTACCCAAAGACATCGCCGGCAAAACCGTAGTCATCAATGGTTGGGCGCACCGCGAAGAAGTGCCCGTTGAAAATTTGCAGCACTATGCCAAAGACGCCGGCAAATCGGCGAAGGAAATTGCTGCCATCACCAAACCTGAGCAACAGCTTAATTTTGAGGCAGATGGCGTGTTGGTACAGGAGTAACCACCCGACTTTTCCGACAACTTACTCCCCTGAGGCTACCCGAAACGGTAGCCTTCTTTTTTGCTCCAACGCCAAAACGCATGGCTTAAACCAAGCCGACTGCCGTATTTTTAAGCGTCTGAATCTTCGTTTTCCTTTGTCCTTTTGTTCACCCGCCGTTCAGATGCACTTGTTATGTCCGATCCAACTTCCCCGCAGGAAAGAATAAAGACCCTCACCCAGCGTCTGCATCACCTTAATTATCAATACTATCAGAACGACGTGTCGGAAGTTCCGGATCAGGAGTTCGACCACATGCTAGCAGAGCTTCAGGCCTTGGAAAAAGAATTCCCGGAGTTTGTGCTGCCCAATTCGCCCACCCAGCGCGTTGGGGGCACCGTCACCAAGCAGTTTCCGACGGCCTTGCACCGCTACCCCATGCTGTCGCTGGGCAACACCTACTCGGAGGCCGATCTGCGCGACTTCGACGAGCGGGTGAGCCGCGGCCTCGAAGGAGCCGAGTACACGTACGTGTGCGAAATGAAGTTCGACGGCGTGGCCATGAGCCTAACTTACGAAAACGGCGAACTCACCCAGGGCGTCACGCGCGGCGACGGTACCCGTGGCGACGTGGTTACCAATAACGTACGCACAATCAAGAACTTACCCCTCCATCTGCGCCCGGCCCCAAACCAACCGACCGAGTTTGAGGTGCGCGGCGAGATCTTTATGCCCATTACCGTTTTCGACGAACTGAACGCGGAGCGCGAGCAAAACGGCGAGGCTTTGCTGGCCAACCCCCGCAATGCTGCTAGTGGCACCCTCAAGCTTCAAGATTCGGCGATGGTGGCCGCACGACGGCTGCGATTTTTTGCGTACAGCTTTCTGAGCAGCGGCCGCACCTTCCCCACGCACAGCGCGTCGCTGGAAGCCCTGAAAGCCTGGGGGTTGCCGGTGTCGGATACGTGGCGCCTGTGCCATTCCATCAACGAGGTGCTGGACTTTGTGCATCACTGGGAAAAGAAGCGCTTCGAGCTGCCCGTGGCCACCGACGGCATCGTGATCAAGGTCGATGACCTGCGTCAGCAGGAAGTTCTGGGCTTCACCTCGAAGAGTCCGCGGTGGGCCATTGCTTATAAATACCCGGCCGAAAAAGCCCGTACGCGCCTCAATTCCATTCAATACCAAGTGGGGCGTACCGGCGCCGTGACGCCAGTAGCCATGCTTACGCCCGTGCCGCTGGCCGGAACGGTGGTAAAACGGGCTTCCGTACACAACGCCAACCAGATAGCTGCCCTCGACTTGCGCATCGGCGACATGGTGTTTGTGGAGAAGGGCGGCGAAATCATTCCTAAAATCACGGGGGTTGACCTCACCGCTCGCCCGGCCGACAGCGAACCGATCAAGTACCCCACCGAGTGCCCGGCTTGCGGCACGCCGCTCATACGCCCCGAAGGCGAAGCGCACTTCCGCTGCCCCAACGACGAAGGATGCCCGCCGCAATTGAAAGCAAAGCTCGAACACTACGTTTCCCGTAAAGCCTTGAATATCGATGGATTGGGAACCGAAACGGTGGGTCGCTTCTTCGACTTGGGGTTGGTCCGGACGCCGGCCGACATTTATGACCTCACCGCCGCTACGCTGACGGGCCTAGAGCGGCTGGGCGAAAAATCCATCAACAACCTGCTCAAAGGCGTCGAGGCCAGCAAGCAAGTTCCGTTTGATCGGGTGCTGTTTGGGTTGGGCATTCGCTATGTGGGCGAAACGGTGGCCGAAAAGTTGGCTGCGCATTACCGCACCATCGATGCCATGGCAGCCGCCTCAGCCGGCGAGCTCGCCGCTACGCCCGAAGTGGGCGGCGTAATTGCCGAATCGCTGGCCGAATGGTTTTCCGACGCCAACAACCGCGAGCTAATTGAGCGGCTGCGCGCGGCGGGCGTGCAGCTTGCCCTGACCGGCGAGCCGCCCCGTGCCCAAAGCGACCGGTTGGCCGGCCTCACCTTTGTGTTGTCAGGTGTATTTGAGCAGCACAGCCGCGAAGAGCTGCAACACCTGATTCAGCAGCACGGCGGCAAGATAACGGGCTCTATCAGCAAGAAGCTCAGTTACTTAGTAGCCGGCGACAAAATGGGCCCTGCCAAACGCGAGAAAGCTACCGAACTGAAAGTGCCCATCATCAGCGAAACCGATTTGCTGGCCATGATTCCTTCTGACCTCGAAGCCGAAGACGATGTTGCCGGCGCTGATGCCGATACCCTTTCCCTGACTGGCGACCCAACACTAACTGCACCTGCCGATTCTGCCGCCGAACCGGGCAAGCAGGGTTCGTTATTCTAGGCATTTGCCTTAAAAGTAGAGTACTCCGGTCGTTCGCACCTTTGACGTGAACGGCCGGAGCAACTTTTTTATGCAAATAGCTGACAATCAATTATTTAGTAATTTACCCACGTAAAAAGGCACGTTAGCCGTTCCGATACTGCCTTGGTCATCCGCGACCGTCACCATCAAACGATAGGGGCCCGCTTTGGCCGGCGTTCGGATGGTAGCACTCAAGCCTTCGGAGGCTTGCACCGCGTTGGGCACCGGCAGGGGCGCTGTATGCAGCTCCGCCGGCTCGATGGAAAGCGCAGGCTGGTCGTAGTCGGGCACAACGCTCCACCGGATCGTGAGCGGGTCGTTTTCGGGGTCGAAAGCGGTAATGGTGGCCTGATACGGTGTATTGGGCTTCAGGATAATATTCTCAGTATCAATCTTTTTGTTTAGGCTGACTGTTCCGATATACGGGGAGCGGTTGGCAGGATAGCGCCCGGTCCAGAGATGTTGCATCTCGTCGGCCAGCGCAGTTTTTTGCCCCGTCGCCGAAAACGTGCTAAACCACGACGATGTGTATTCCTGCTTTTGGCCCCAGTAAAACACGTACGAGCCCAAGCAGCGCGGATTGTTGGCGATGACGTTTTCGTAATTGAGGCGCACAAACTCGGCCTTGGCGGAGCTGCTCTGCTCAAAAGCCGTCTTCCACTCCGCCGCCTGCGATTCCCAGTAGCCCGCCGCTCCAAATTCCGTGATCAGGTACGGACCATCCCACCCGTTGCGCTCAAATTTCAGCGGCACTTTATACAGATTCCGGAAGGCGTTGGTGGCAATAATATCGATACTAGGGCAGGTTTTGCGCATCAAGGCAAAGTCGCGCAGCGCCGACGAAAGCACCAGCACAGTCGGGTGGTTGGGGTCGAGTTCGTGCACCATGCGGGCCACTTCTTCTACGGCCTCCCACACCTGCACGCGGCCCTTCGAAGTGTTGTCGAGCTCGTTGCTGACGCCCCACATCAACAAGGCGGGGTGGTTGCGGTACCGCAGCACCTGCTCACGCAGTTCGGCTAGTTGGCGTTTGACAGCCACCTTATCGTAATAATCGAAGCCCTGCTGCCCCGTGCCCATCCACAGGCCCAAGGTCACTTTCAGTTGATTGCGTTCGGCCTTATCGAGCAACGTGCTGGCATAGTCGGTGCTCCACAAACGCACCGAATTGCCGCCGGCTTTGTGCAGCAAATCATAATGCTCATAACCAGCCGCTCCTTTTATCTGAAAAGGTTTTCCATTACACAGCAACTGAAAGCCCTTAGCTGTGCGCGCCACTTTCACAACCACCGGCAAATTTTGCTTGCTTGCAACCTCGCGGGGGTCAGCTTCGCTCACTTCTGACACGGTATTTGCACTTTGGCAAGTCAGCAAGCTGAGGCTTATCCCACACAGAGTGAGCAGATTATGCAGCGCTATCATGGAGAGTATTCTTCTTAGGCAGAGTAATGCAAATTAAAACCTGATAAAGTTATATCTTAATTTCGATTATTACTATTTTTACGCTACTTTGTATACGGATTGCTCTGTGTATGTATGGAGAATCAAGTGGTTAATACTATTGTAAAGCTCTGAAGGACAGCTATTTTAAATTACGTGGCAATGCCATTAACAGAACTATCGGCTCGAATGAACTTGGCAAAGCCCCTTGCTTCTGTTCCTCAAATCCAATCCCGAAATGCGTCGGGCCTACGGGTCATGCATTTTTTGGTGGTCACAGGGATGCTGCTGCTAATCAACTTTCTGTGGTGGTTTTGCGATAAGCAACACATCGGCTATGCCCCACTTTTCTGGCTTCTGACCCTGTCCATGGGCTTTAAGCTTCTGCGCATGGTGCACGAGTGGGTGCACTACTGCGGGGTAAGCGAACCGGTGCGCCCCGACGCGGCGCCGGTCGTAGTGAAGCAGCACCGTTTTACCGTCGATGTACTCACCACGGCCTGCCCCGGCGAGCCGCTGGCAATGTTCGAGAAGACGCTGCGGGCGATGCAAGCCATTACCTACCCGCATACCAGCTACCTCTGCGACGAAGGCGACGACCCCGTGCTGCGCCGGCTTTGCGCCGAGCTGGGCGTTGTTCACGTCACGCGACAGGTTAAAGTTGACGCCAAAGCAGGCAACATCAACAACGCCCTGCGCCAGGCGACGGGCGAGCTGTGCGTGGTGCTCGACCCCGACCACGTGCCCACACCCGATTTTCTGGACCGGGTGGTGCCTTATTTTATTGATCCGAAAGTGGGCTTTACGCAGGTTGTGCAAGCTTATGGTAATCAAGCAGATAGCTTAATTGCCCAAGGTGCTGCCGAGCAGACGTACCATTTCTACGGCCCTCTGATGATGGGGATGAATCGTTTCGGTACGGCCTTGGCCATTGGAGCCAACTGCACTTTCCGACGCACTGCGCTTGACTCCATCGGTGGGCACGCACCCGGTCTGACGGAGGATATGCACACGGCGATGCGTCTGCACGCCCACGGCTGGCAAAGCGTGTATGTGCCCGAAGTGCTCAGCCGCGGCTTAGTTCCTTCTTCGCTGGCCTCGTTTTATGCCCAGCAACTCAAATGGTCGCGCGGCGCCTTCGACCTGCTGTTTCGCGTCTATCCGCGCTTATTCAGCCGTCTTACTTGGAGCCAGAAGCTCCACTATGCTACCCTGCCACTTTATTTTTTGGCGGGGGTCATTACCCTGATCGATCTGGTAGTGCCGGGTATTGCGCTGCTTATCGGACGGTTTCCATGGTCGATTGAGATGACCGGTTTCGCGGCGCATTTTCTACCGCTGGTTGCTATCGCCTTGGTAATCAGACTGTATTCCCAAAGGTGGCTACGCGATCCGCGAGAAGTGGGCCTGCACCTAGTAGGCGGATTTCTGCGAGCGGGCACATGGTGGGTCTACACGGTGGGCTTTGTGTATGCTATTCTGGGCATCAAGGTGCCGTATATTCCTACACCCAAGGAAAGCGCGCTGCCCAACGAGTGGCGTGTTTCGGCCCCCAATATTGCGGCAGGCTTGCTCAACTTGTTGGTGGTTCTCACGTTGACGCACGAGGATCGCCATAATGTGTATTCGTTGGCTATGACGGCCTTTTGCTTGTTCAACGCGGCTTCCATTTTTGCGTCTGTCGGCCTTGGCTTGCATCGTGTGCACCTTTCCCTGGCGCGGCTCGCAACCCGGGTGTCGGAATTACAGATAGCTGGCCGCGTGCTCGGCTTGCTGCAAGCGGCCAACGACGGAGCGAAAGCCTTACTGCGGCGCCCCGCAGTGGCCGCAACTTCGGCCGTCATGATTATGGGGTTGATGCTTACGGGCACCTTGGCGTTGCATTGGCATGCAAATCAGTACGTTGAATCGCCCACCAACTGGGCCTTGGATGGCGGGCCTACGCTTCACACAGGGATTGCGCTAAATCTAAAAGCCCATTCAGCAGCCTGGCAACCCGTCACAACTCGTCCCGACGTGGTAGCACTGGCTATTTCCGTATCCCCTTCCCCCGACTCCGTTACCTCCTTCCCAACCGATTGGGTGCGCAGCCAGCTTACGAATGAGCAAGTACCATTACTAACCTTTTCCTTAGGCACTGCCACCGCTCCTATCACTCCCGGTTCTGTGGCTCTTGGCCAGCTAGATGCATATTGGGACCATTGTTTGCAAGCCCTGCAAAGCCTGCAGCGGCCCGTCCTGATCCGGTTGGCTTGGGACCCTGCCTTGCGCACCCAATCCCCTGCTATTACGTCCGCAGCCAGCATCAAGGCTTGGCGCCATGTGGTGGAGCGCTGTAGGCGCGGCAAAGACTCCAATATTCTCTGGGTGTGGGATGCGCCTGCCCAGCCAGATTCTATGCGGTTTTACTACCCCGGCGAACGCTACGTCGATTGGGTAAGCATAGACTGTTCCAAACCATTTCGCAACGAACGCCCTGCCTCCGATTCTCTGGCGGCCCTGCAAACCCGCTACGAGCAGTTTCGAGCAAGCATCGCACAATGCGAAGATTTGCATGGCAAGCCCGTACTGGTAGTTGGCCCTGCCATCAGACCGGACCGGTTGGGCCAGCAAACGCAAACCCTCGGCAAATCTTATCCAGAAATTAAGGCTGCCATTTTTGGCACTACGCCTATTTTTGAGCCCGTCTTAGCCACAAGTATAAATAATTGATATTCAACAACTTGCACAAGGGCGGTGGCCGGGCACTTCAAGTGCTTCCGGCTCACCGCCCTTGTGTCTTATCCTTATCCAACTTATCCCACCCGCATTTCCCTACTCAAAAGCTGAACCACCTGTTTGTAGTCGGAAGAACAACGAAGTTAACAACTCTCTAGTCCTGAATTAATACAATTATATATTCTTCTAATATCAATTGCTATAATAAGCGCCTACCTCGGTAATAAACTATAATTGCTTAAGCAGGCTACCTCACTTATAAAAAATTTATACGAACGACAAACTGTGATTTTAATAATACGGCATTCTCATCAACGCTAATCTCATCATGTAACTTTTTAGCTGTATAAGACTTTTCATCAGTTAACAAGTATCCCAAAAATTATTTCTTAAATGCTAAATCCAAGGCCAATGACCTGAAAATCATCCAAAACAGGATGATGCAAATATTATATTTTAACATTCTGAATCTGTTCTTAAAATCTTTGAAGAATGTTCATATTTTAATAATGACAGCTATGCTATAATATTGAGCCTGAAAACAATAAGGGTTCAAGCATGAAGATACAGCTACATTTTCTCTTACTTTTCACTTTCCTTTTTTCCTACCGTGCGCAAGCAACTACGTATTACGTAAGTGCAAATGGCAATGATAAGGGCGCTGGCACTTCTGTCGCGACGGCGTGGCAAACGATTGAGCGGGTAACCACTGCCAGCTTGCACGCTGGCGACCGCGTCCTGTTTGAAGGGAACCGAACCTTTATGGGTAGTATTTATCTAGGGAGCAAAATTCAGGGAACGAAAGCCCAGCCTATTGTGATTAGTTCCTACGGTAAAAGCCGCGCCACCATTGCCAGCGGCAAATCGTCTGGGTTCTACGCCTACAACGTCGGCGGAATTGAGTTACGGAGCCTAAATTTTGTGGGCTCCGGTCGCCTTTCCAATACCGAATCTGGTGTTACTTTTTACCTCGACTCCGCTAATACGCACCTCAATCATCTGGTGCTCGACAGCTTAGATGTTAGTGGTTACCGCTCTGGCGGAATTTCAATTGGTAGCTGGAATGGCGCAAGCGGGTACGATAATGTCCGGGTCACCAATAGCTCAGCCCATGCAAATGGCGATTCAGGTATATCCTCATATTCTGAGCTTCTCAATGCCCACCACAACTGGTACATCGGTGCTTGCAAGGCTTATGACAATTCAGGCCGTGCTGATGTAACGTATACCAATACGGGTAGCGGTATTGTAATTGCTGGCGTAGACGGTGGCTTGGTTGAACATTGCGAAGCCTACAACAATGGCTGGCTCAATGCAAACCCCGGCGGTGGCCCAGTTGGTATCTGGGGGTACTGCTGCAACAATTTAGTGATTCAGGAATGCGAGTCACATCACAACCATTCGGGCACCGCACACGATGGCGGCGGCTTTGATTTGGATGGTGGCTGCACCAACTCAATCTTACAATACAACTATTCTCACGACAACGAAGGCGCCGGCTACTTGCTAGCTCAGTACTACGGGGCCCCCGAATTTCACGATATAACCATTCGCTACAATATAAGCGAAAACGATGCTCGTCGCTACAACCAAGGAGCTATTATGCTGTGGTCGTCTGGATCGAACGGAGGAATTCAACGAGCCAATATCCACAACAATACTGTTTTCGTAACTCCGGCTGCCGACGGCTCTACTCCTAAAGCCATTTCTATCATTAGCGGCGACGTCTCTGAGATCGCTTTCACCAACAACGTGTTGCAAACAACTGGTGGGTTGCCGATAGTATCTTCCCAGACTACGCAAGGCGTGCGTTTCCAAGGCAACTGTTACTGGGGCACCGACCAGGCGCTGACGCTGCAATGGGGAGGAAGCACTTTCAACTCACTTACTGAGTGGCGGACTGCTTCTGGGCAGGAACATGTTGGCGGCCACGCAGTTGGCTTCGACATCGACCCTAAGTTCACAGCGCCCGGCTCGGGTGGCACGCTGAACCGTTCTCCTAATTCGGCCTTAGCAGCTTATGTATTACAGCCTACCTCGGCCCTGATCGGGGCGGCGCTTGACCTGAATGCGCTGTTTAGCTACTCGCCTGGCCCACGCGACTTCTACGGCACGCCTACCCCGCAGGTAGGCCTGACGGGCAACGTTGGCGCTTACGAAAGCAACCGCGTTGTACAGGCAGCTCACAACTCTTCCACAACGCCAACGATTTGGTGCTCCGCTTATCCTAACCCTGTCCAGGACGCGTTGCATATCACGACCAACTCGCCAGCTTCTGGCTCGATCACGGTGCGCCTTTACGACGGGCTGGGCCGCTTGTGCCGCACACACACAGGCCGCTCTAACGACCTGCTCATTCCGGTAAGAGACTTGCAAGCGGGCAATTATTTCCTTCAGGTTGAAAGCGGTGCGCAGCGTTTCGGTCAAAAAGTAATCATTGGCTCTAGCCTATAAGCTTCTCATACGCAACAGTTTATACATCATATTTTACAACACATTCTATATCAAGCATTTATCATTTATCAAAGAAGGCCCCGGCGCTTGCGCTGGGGCCTTCTTTTTTTATCCTGATTCGCTGAAGTATGCACTTCTAAAAAACAACAAGTATGAAGATGTGTAAAAGCTAAAAAGGCGCTTGGGAAGTCCTAGGTGCCTTTTTAGCTTTTACAACGAGCTCTCTATCAATGCACTAAAAGCTATTTACCATGCTGTTATGCAAGGTACGCGGCGACCAATAGCCGCTGGCGATGATCCGGCGGATGGTATAGAGCGGATCTTGCTGATCGCGCTTTTCGGCGAGGACAAAAGCTCCTACAAAACCGCGCTTTTTCAGCTCCGGAATGGCTTCTGGGTTCCAAAGGCCGAATGGGTATGCGAAGTATTTGATGTCCTTGCCCGTGATTTCTTCGAGCGTTTTGGTGGGCTTGTCGATCTGCGTCACCCAATCCTGGCCTTGGTATTTCTTCACGTTGTGGTGATCCCAGGTGTGCGAACCGATTACGTTGCCTTCGTCGGAAAGCTGTTTTACCTGTGCCTTGCTCATGTAATTGGGGCGGCCCAACGATACGGTCATCACAAAATACACGCCCTTGAAGCCGTATTTCTCCAGCGTTGGGCGCGCGATCGTGAACTGATCCAGGTCGGTGTCGTCGAAGGTGAGCATTACTGGCTTGCTGGGCAGCGGCGCGCCGGTAGCCAAGTAAGCATACAACTGATCGGGCAGGATGGTGTGGTAGCCGCTGTCGGCCAGCATCTTAATCTGCTCGCGGAAGTTGGCTACCGGCACGATGTAATCCTTCGCGCCCTTCGAGTCGCGCGGACGCCAGTCCCGGATCTGGTGGTAGCACAAAATCGGTACTTGGTCGCGGCCCAAAATGGTTTCGGCGCTGGCAATTTTGCCGGCCGGAATGCTGCTCGGGTCGGGGGCCGACGCGGATGCCGGAGCCGCAGTGGTAGCCGATGAATCTTTGGCAGACTCAACGGCAGATTTGCTCATCGATGCGGAAGCCGTAGCGGATTTGGTTTCGCAGGAAGAGATGGAAAAAGTTGCGGCCAGGGCGGCAGCGAGGAACGCACTACGGGTTACTACCATGTGAACGGCGCTGCAAAGCGAGCGCAAGAGAATCTTTGAAAAGAAAAAGAGGTGATGAAAAGCCGCAACGACTGACTTTGTACCTTCGCGTTGACCTTACGGGTTACAAATCAACAGCTTCTTTTCCGCATGGACAAACTCCGAGGCACGGGCGTTGCGCTCGTTACGCCCTTTACTCCCGCCCCCGACCACGCCGTAGATTATGCGGCTCTGCGGCGCTTGCTCGATTTTACGATTGAAGGCGGCGTCGAATACCTTGTCATCAACGGCACCACCGCCGAATCGCCCACCGTTACCCCCGACGAAAAAAACGAAATCCTGCGGGTGGTGAAAGAGCATGTAGCAGGCCGTGTACCGCTCGTGTACGGCATCGGCGGCAACGACACGGCCGGCGTCGAAGCCACTTTTCGCTCAACTGACCTCACCGGCATCACTGCGATTTTGTCGGCCAGCCCGGCTTATAACAAGCCTTCGCAAGCCGGTATTATTCAGCACTATCTGCGGCTGGCCGATAGCAGCGCGTTGCCTATCATCCTCTACAACGTACCCGGCCGGACCAGCTCCAACATGACCGCCGAAACCACCCTCCGGCTGGCGCAACACCACAACATCATCGGCATCAAGGAAGCCAGCGGCAACATGGAGCAATGCATGACCATTGCGGCACGTCGCCCGGCGGGTTTCTTGCTCATCAGCGGCGACGATCTGCTCACTACGTCCTTGGTTTCTTTTGGGGCCGAGGGCGTGATTTCGGTGTTGGGCAATGCTTTTCCGAAGCGCATGAGCGACATGACGCGCTTGGCCCTCGACGGTCATTATGCCGAGGCCAGCAAGTTGCTCTACGAATTTCTCCCTCTGAACCCGCTGATGTACGAGGAAAGCAACCCCGTGGGCGTGAAAGCAGCCTTGGAAGCCTTGGGCTTATGCTCGGCAGCAGCGCGGTTGCCGTTATTGGAAGCGTCGGCAAGCCTCAAAGATCGCATTCAGAAGTTGCTGTAAGACAATAAATTACCATAACAGAAAAGCCCTGCCGGTTGTCCGACAGGGCTTTTTTATGTCTGATGATCAAATTGGCTACCAGCCGCTGGCGAGCACATCGGCGA
This window encodes:
- a CDS encoding DUF4920 domain-containing protein, with translation MLRNTFIVNALLIGLLGCQSNTPPQSATATASTTEKAVTGKTYGAAITSAGAIPATELAKVLGTQDSAQVKLIGKASEVCQAKGCWLTMQTASGKQMRVRFKNYAFFVPKDIAGKTVVINGWAHREEVPVENLQHYAKDAGKSAKEIAAITKPEQQLNFEADGVLVQE
- the ligA gene encoding NAD-dependent DNA ligase LigA, which codes for MSDPTSPQERIKTLTQRLHHLNYQYYQNDVSEVPDQEFDHMLAELQALEKEFPEFVLPNSPTQRVGGTVTKQFPTALHRYPMLSLGNTYSEADLRDFDERVSRGLEGAEYTYVCEMKFDGVAMSLTYENGELTQGVTRGDGTRGDVVTNNVRTIKNLPLHLRPAPNQPTEFEVRGEIFMPITVFDELNAEREQNGEALLANPRNAASGTLKLQDSAMVAARRLRFFAYSFLSSGRTFPTHSASLEALKAWGLPVSDTWRLCHSINEVLDFVHHWEKKRFELPVATDGIVIKVDDLRQQEVLGFTSKSPRWAIAYKYPAEKARTRLNSIQYQVGRTGAVTPVAMLTPVPLAGTVVKRASVHNANQIAALDLRIGDMVFVEKGGEIIPKITGVDLTARPADSEPIKYPTECPACGTPLIRPEGEAHFRCPNDEGCPPQLKAKLEHYVSRKALNIDGLGTETVGRFFDLGLVRTPADIYDLTAATLTGLERLGEKSINNLLKGVEASKQVPFDRVLFGLGIRYVGETVAEKLAAHYRTIDAMAAASAGELAATPEVGGVIAESLAEWFSDANNRELIERLRAAGVQLALTGEPPRAQSDRLAGLTFVLSGVFEQHSREELQHLIQQHGGKITGSISKKLSYLVAGDKMGPAKREKATELKVPIISETDLLAMIPSDLEAEDDVAGADADTLSLTGDPTLTAPADSAAEPGKQGSLF
- a CDS encoding glycoside hydrolase family 2 TIM barrel-domain containing protein produces the protein MSEADPREVASKQNLPVVVKVARTAKGFQLLCNGKPFQIKGAAGYEHYDLLHKAGGNSVRLWSTDYASTLLDKAERNQLKVTLGLWMGTGQQGFDYYDKVAVKRQLAELREQVLRYRNHPALLMWGVSNELDNTSKGRVQVWEAVEEVARMVHELDPNHPTVLVLSSALRDFALMRKTCPSIDIIATNAFRNLYKVPLKFERNGWDGPYLITEFGAAGYWESQAAEWKTAFEQSSSAKAEFVRLNYENVIANNPRCLGSYVFYWGQKQEYTSSWFSTFSATGQKTALADEMQHLWTGRYPANRSPYIGTVSLNKKIDTENIILKPNTPYQATITAFDPENDPLTIRWSVVPDYDQPALSIEPAELHTAPLPVPNAVQASEGLSATIRTPAKAGPYRLMVTVADDQGSIGTANVPFYVGKLLNN
- a CDS encoding glycosyltransferase, which codes for MLLLINFLWWFCDKQHIGYAPLFWLLTLSMGFKLLRMVHEWVHYCGVSEPVRPDAAPVVVKQHRFTVDVLTTACPGEPLAMFEKTLRAMQAITYPHTSYLCDEGDDPVLRRLCAELGVVHVTRQVKVDAKAGNINNALRQATGELCVVLDPDHVPTPDFLDRVVPYFIDPKVGFTQVVQAYGNQADSLIAQGAAEQTYHFYGPLMMGMNRFGTALAIGANCTFRRTALDSIGGHAPGLTEDMHTAMRLHAHGWQSVYVPEVLSRGLVPSSLASFYAQQLKWSRGAFDLLFRVYPRLFSRLTWSQKLHYATLPLYFLAGVITLIDLVVPGIALLIGRFPWSIEMTGFAAHFLPLVAIALVIRLYSQRWLRDPREVGLHLVGGFLRAGTWWVYTVGFVYAILGIKVPYIPTPKESALPNEWRVSAPNIAAGLLNLLVVLTLTHEDRHNVYSLAMTAFCLFNAASIFASVGLGLHRVHLSLARLATRVSELQIAGRVLGLLQAANDGAKALLRRPAVAATSAVMIMGLMLTGTLALHWHANQYVESPTNWALDGGPTLHTGIALNLKAHSAAWQPVTTRPDVVALAISVSPSPDSVTSFPTDWVRSQLTNEQVPLLTFSLGTATAPITPGSVALGQLDAYWDHCLQALQSLQRPVLIRLAWDPALRTQSPAITSAASIKAWRHVVERCRRGKDSNILWVWDAPAQPDSMRFYYPGERYVDWVSIDCSKPFRNERPASDSLAALQTRYEQFRASIAQCEDLHGKPVLVVGPAIRPDRLGQQTQTLGKSYPEIKAAIFGTTPIFEPVLATSINN
- a CDS encoding T9SS type A sorting domain-containing protein, with translation MISSYGKSRATIASGKSSGFYAYNVGGIELRSLNFVGSGRLSNTESGVTFYLDSANTHLNHLVLDSLDVSGYRSGGISIGSWNGASGYDNVRVTNSSAHANGDSGISSYSELLNAHHNWYIGACKAYDNSGRADVTYTNTGSGIVIAGVDGGLVEHCEAYNNGWLNANPGGGPVGIWGYCCNNLVIQECESHHNHSGTAHDGGGFDLDGGCTNSILQYNYSHDNEGAGYLLAQYYGAPEFHDITIRYNISENDARRYNQGAIMLWSSGSNGGIQRANIHNNTVFVTPAADGSTPKAISIISGDVSEIAFTNNVLQTTGGLPIVSSQTTQGVRFQGNCYWGTDQALTLQWGGSTFNSLTEWRTASGQEHVGGHAVGFDIDPKFTAPGSGGTLNRSPNSALAAYVLQPTSALIGAALDLNALFSYSPGPRDFYGTPTPQVGLTGNVGAYESNRVVQAAHNSSTTPTIWCSAYPNPVQDALHITTNSPASGSITVRLYDGLGRLCRTHTGRSNDLLIPVRDLQAGNYFLQVESGAQRFGQKVIIGSSL
- a CDS encoding polysaccharide deacetylase family protein; this encodes MVVTRSAFLAAALAATFSISSCETKSATASASMSKSAVESAKDSSATTAAPASASAPDPSSIPAGKIASAETILGRDQVPILCYHQIRDWRPRDSKGAKDYIVPVANFREQIKMLADSGYHTILPDQLYAYLATGAPLPSKPVMLTFDDTDLDQFTIARPTLEKYGFKGVYFVMTVSLGRPNYMSKAQVKQLSDEGNVIGSHTWDHHNVKKYQGQDWVTQIDKPTKTLEEITGKDIKYFAYPFGLWNPEAIPELKKRGFVGAFVLAEKRDQQDPLYTIRRIIASGYWSPRTLHNSMVNSF
- the dapA gene encoding 4-hydroxy-tetrahydrodipicolinate synthase, which produces MDKLRGTGVALVTPFTPAPDHAVDYAALRRLLDFTIEGGVEYLVINGTTAESPTVTPDEKNEILRVVKEHVAGRVPLVYGIGGNDTAGVEATFRSTDLTGITAILSASPAYNKPSQAGIIQHYLRLADSSALPIILYNVPGRTSSNMTAETTLRLAQHHNIIGIKEASGNMEQCMTIAARRPAGFLLISGDDLLTTSLVSFGAEGVISVLGNAFPKRMSDMTRLALDGHYAEASKLLYEFLPLNPLMYEESNPVGVKAALEALGLCSAAARLPLLEASASLKDRIQKLL